Proteins found in one Pelmatolapia mariae isolate MD_Pm_ZW linkage group LG7, Pm_UMD_F_2, whole genome shotgun sequence genomic segment:
- the pigo gene encoding GPI ethanolamine phosphate transferase 3 isoform X1, producing MKGLPVLSLLLWMCAVFFVGIYLFVGGFLLVRLEVNRTSTCGDVLEPGEEPVDFCRAQPRFRKVVLLIIDALKIDFARYDPDKTAPRPYENKLPVLEETVSSRPLQSRLYPFRADPPTTTMQRIKGFTTGSLPTFVDVGNNFASSAILEDNLIHQFGQVGKRVVFMGDDTWESLFPKKFYRSLPFPSFNVKDLHTVDNGILQHLYNTMVGDDWDVLVAHFLGVDHCGHRFGPDHPAMADKLTQMDGVIRSVIDRLQNDTLLVVMGDHGMTDTGDHGGESQKETDAAIFLYSPSPMFHGPPSQNEPDVVPQTDLVPTLALLLGVPIPYSNVGQVLLPLFPPHEQTEGAVGGLSQLEALWINTKQVNRFLETYSGMAKDIPPESLSRLKSEFALLSSEFLSAVREGRSPSPQLASSLQAYLTSVRDTCRATWARFNPLKMAAGLAILAFACLMCFILSELSLVLIRENGPLLKAPVVVSLTVGVSVAAAQLLIRGYIEVMWCLAAAAFSSELLFLWRSRQLSTSTVSKNGTKAPKRASWLTLRHLLVPSLLFPLLRCASLLSDSYVIAEGRVVTFLVLSLALCIPIHLNWDGLLLPPSHDLLKSAGLLPAPALSPSAVRKESSTLLACLGLLVGSLYLSLSFHGCREEQGSCQPSAFLSPLSRLQDNQLKNLHYVLAVISLGLWTYLLRCFLCHYGNLNSSGGTVFTARWILPLLSVCLGLHWAVSATPEDSFRNLAELIHLAQLALPRVAFCLLGLGLFLIWLDPLTVFVKTRTQASAKSLTLPTPRYRASIGISPQAELHHLIPQIYQRMRRSLDDGDLSGASEVDNRPAVEAYGLGTVYSAPLLLFSGLLGIGLLLLHPEGMALSFLLLLLEMGALLHIHASSTTLSGLHGKYSGGFNVPWTPVVLWSLAATQFFHATGHLPTFPSIQWGAAFVGFPEGHTGTILPASLVTLNTFASHILFAVSCPLLLFWPLVCEVRGSRGRACGDDGEDAVMEMRLRENPQLFSSALLQLSTRYLLIHGAQVFASVCAAAILRRHLMVWKVFAPKLMFEASGFLVSSVFLLIGVTLVLRVDVAVGQWFKRLIPDVSR from the exons ATGAAGGGGCTGCCTGTGCTGTCCCTGCTCCTCTGGATGTGTGCGGTGTTCTTCGTGGGCATCTACCTGTTCGTGGGTGGATTTTTGCTGGTCAGGTTGGAGGTTAACAGAACCAGCACCTGCGGAGACGTGCTCGAGCCCGGAGAGGAGCCGGTGGACTTCTGTCGAGCTCAGCCGCGCTTCCGCAAGGTTGTCCTTCTCATTATCGACGCCCTGAAGATCGACTTCGCCCGGTATGACCCCGACAAGACGGCACCACGACCTTATGAGAATAAGTTACCTGTGCTGGAAGAGACAGTGTCATCCAGGCCTTTACAAAGCCGCCTGTACCCCTTCCGTGCAGACCCACCTACGACCACCATGCAGAGGATCAAGGGGTTCACGACTGGATCTTTGCCGACGTTTGTAGATGTAGGTAACAACTTTGCATCCAGTGCCATCTTGGAGGACAATCTTATTCACCAGTTTGGACAAGTAG GCAAACGAGTGGTGTTTATGGGTGACGACACTTGGGAGAGTCTTTTTCCTAAGAAGTTTTACCGCTCTCTACCCTTCCCTTCTTTTAATGTCAAGGATCTGCACACTGTGGATAACGGGATTCTCCAGCACCTCTACAACACTA TGGTGGGTGATGACTGGGATGTCCTAGTCGCTCATTTCCTTGGAGTCGATCACTGTGGTCACAGGTTTGGCCCGGATCACCCAGCCATGGCTGACAAACTCACGCAGATGGATGGAGTCATCAG GTCTGTGATTGATCGTCTGCAGAATGACACACTCTTGGTGGTGATGGGAGATCACGGAATGACAGATACTGGAGATCATGGTGGAGAAAGTCAGAAAGAGACTGATGCTGCCATCTTCCTCTACAGTCCTTCTCCCATGTTTCATGGACCCCCATCACAG AATGAACCAGATGTGGTGCCACAGACTGACCTGGTGCCCACCCTGGCTCTGCTACTAGGAGTTCCTATTCCGTACAGTAATGTCGGGCAGGTTCTCTTGCCTTTATTTCCACCGCATGAGCAGACAGAAGGTGCAGTTGGAGGTCTCAGCCAGCTGGAGGCACTGTGGATCAACACAAAACAG GTCAACCGTTTCCTGGAGACTTACTCTGGCATGGCCAAAGACATCCCACCAGAGAGCCTCTCTCGGCTGAAGAGTGAATTTGCCCTCTTGTCTTCTGAGTTTCTCAGCGCTGTTAGAGAGGGTCGTTCACCCTCCCCGCAGCTAGCCTCTTCTCTGCAGGCTTACCTCACCTCTGTCAGAGACACCTGCCGAGCCACCTGGGCCCGATTTAACCCACTGAAGATGGCGGCAGGCTTAGCCATCCTGGCATTTGCTTGTCTGATGTGTTTCATCTTGTCTGAACTGTCTCTAGTGCTGATCAGGGAGAACGGTCCATTACTGAAGGCCCCAGTTGTTGTGTCACTGACAGTGGGGGTTAGTGTGGCTGCTGCTCAGCTGCTCATACGGGGCTACATTGAGGTAATGTGGTGCCTTGCAGCTGCTGCTTTCAGCTCTGAACTCCTTTTCCTTTGGCGTTCACGCCAACTGAGCACCTCTACAGTGTCAAAAAACGGAACCAAAGCTCCAAAGCGTGCTAGCTGGCTGACCCTGCGTCACCTCCTTGTCCCCTCTCTCTTGTTTCCACTCCTTCGCTGTGCCTCTCTGCTCTCAGACAGCTATGTGATTGCAGAAGGACGGGTTGTGACATTTTTGGTGTTATCCCTGGCCCTATGCATTCCCATCCATCTCAACTGGGATGGCCTACTTCTGCCCCCAAGCCATGACCTGTTGAAGTCTGCTGGGCTGCTGCCTGCCCCAGCTTTGTCTCCATCAGCTGTGAGGAAGGAAAGCAGCACCCTTCTAGCCTGCTTAGGACTACTGGTTGGCAGCCTCTACCTCTCCCTCTCGTTCCACGGCTGTCGGGAAGAGCAGGGCTCCTGCCAGCCGTCTGCATTTCTTTCCCCTCTTTCCCGGTTGCAGGACAACCAGCTGAAGAACCTCCATTATGTCCTCGCTGTCATTTCCCTTGGCTTGTGGACATATCTGCTAAGATGCTTTCTTTGCCACTATGGTAATCTGAACTCGTCAGGCGGGACGGTGTTTACAGCTCGCTGGATCCTACCGCTGCTGTCTGTGTGCCTGGGGCTCCACTGGGCTGTTAGCGCCACTCCGGAGGACAGCTTCAGGAATCTGGCTGAGCTGATCCACTTGGCACAGCTGGCCCTCCCCAGGGTTGCCTTCTGTCTGCTGGGACTGGGGCTTTTCCTGATCTGGCTAGACCCCCTCACTGTGTTCGTGAAGACTAGGACTCAGGCTTCAGCCAAAAGTTTGACTCTACCCACACCCCGTTATCGAGCAAGCATTGGCATCAGCCCCCAAGCTGAGCTGCACCACCTTATCCCACAGATCTATCAGCGCATGCGTCGTTCCCTAGATGATGGCGACCTGAGCGGGGCCAGCGAAGTGGACAACAGGCCTGCTGTGGAGGCCTACGGACTTGGAACAGTCTATTCTGCTCCTTTGCTGTTGTTTAGTGGGTTGCTGGGAATTGGTCTGCTGCTGTTGCACCCAGAGGGCATGGCTCTGTCtttcctcctgctgctactAGAAATGGGAGCTCTGTTGCACATTCACGCCTCGTCTACTACGCTTAGTGGCCTGCATGGAAAGTATTCTG GTGGGTTTAATGTGCCTTGGACCCCAGTAGTGCTCTGGTCCCTGGCTGCCACGCAGTTCTTCCACGCTACAGGTCATTTACCCACCTTCCCCTCTATCCAGTGGGGTGCTGCCTTTGTGGGATTTCCTGAAGGACACACAGGGACCATACTCCCTGCCTCACTGGTTACCCTTAATACTTTTGCTTCACACATTCTTTTTGCAG TGAGTTGTCCATTGCTACTGTTTTGGCCCCTGGTTTGCGAGGTGCGTGGGAGCAGAGGACGAGCCTGTGGGGACGACGGAGAGGATGCTGTGATGGAGATGAGGCTGAGAGAAAACCCTCAGCTGTTCAGCTCTGCTCTTCTGCAACTCTCAACACGCTACCTCCTTATTCACGGAGCACAG GTCTTTGCCTCAGTCTGTGCAGCTGCTATACTCAGGAGACACCTAATGGTGTGGAAGGTTTTCGCACCCAA GTTAATGTTTGAGGCCTCAGGGTTCCTGGTGAGCAGCGTGTTCCTGTTGATTGGGGTCACATTAGTGCTGAGAGTAGATGTGGCTGTGGGCCAGTGGTTTAAAAGACTCATCCCAGATGTGTCCAGGTAG
- the pigo gene encoding GPI ethanolamine phosphate transferase 3 isoform X2, translated as MGDDTWESLFPKKFYRSLPFPSFNVKDLHTVDNGILQHLYNTMVGDDWDVLVAHFLGVDHCGHRFGPDHPAMADKLTQMDGVIRSVIDRLQNDTLLVVMGDHGMTDTGDHGGESQKETDAAIFLYSPSPMFHGPPSQNEPDVVPQTDLVPTLALLLGVPIPYSNVGQVLLPLFPPHEQTEGAVGGLSQLEALWINTKQVNRFLETYSGMAKDIPPESLSRLKSEFALLSSEFLSAVREGRSPSPQLASSLQAYLTSVRDTCRATWARFNPLKMAAGLAILAFACLMCFILSELSLVLIRENGPLLKAPVVVSLTVGVSVAAAQLLIRGYIEVMWCLAAAAFSSELLFLWRSRQLSTSTVSKNGTKAPKRASWLTLRHLLVPSLLFPLLRCASLLSDSYVIAEGRVVTFLVLSLALCIPIHLNWDGLLLPPSHDLLKSAGLLPAPALSPSAVRKESSTLLACLGLLVGSLYLSLSFHGCREEQGSCQPSAFLSPLSRLQDNQLKNLHYVLAVISLGLWTYLLRCFLCHYGNLNSSGGTVFTARWILPLLSVCLGLHWAVSATPEDSFRNLAELIHLAQLALPRVAFCLLGLGLFLIWLDPLTVFVKTRTQASAKSLTLPTPRYRASIGISPQAELHHLIPQIYQRMRRSLDDGDLSGASEVDNRPAVEAYGLGTVYSAPLLLFSGLLGIGLLLLHPEGMALSFLLLLLEMGALLHIHASSTTLSGLHGKYSGGFNVPWTPVVLWSLAATQFFHATGHLPTFPSIQWGAAFVGFPEGHTGTILPASLVTLNTFASHILFAVSCPLLLFWPLVCEVRGSRGRACGDDGEDAVMEMRLRENPQLFSSALLQLSTRYLLIHGAQVFASVCAAAILRRHLMVWKVFAPKLMFEASGFLVSSVFLLIGVTLVLRVDVAVGQWFKRLIPDVSR; from the exons ATGGGTGACGACACTTGGGAGAGTCTTTTTCCTAAGAAGTTTTACCGCTCTCTACCCTTCCCTTCTTTTAATGTCAAGGATCTGCACACTGTGGATAACGGGATTCTCCAGCACCTCTACAACACTA TGGTGGGTGATGACTGGGATGTCCTAGTCGCTCATTTCCTTGGAGTCGATCACTGTGGTCACAGGTTTGGCCCGGATCACCCAGCCATGGCTGACAAACTCACGCAGATGGATGGAGTCATCAG GTCTGTGATTGATCGTCTGCAGAATGACACACTCTTGGTGGTGATGGGAGATCACGGAATGACAGATACTGGAGATCATGGTGGAGAAAGTCAGAAAGAGACTGATGCTGCCATCTTCCTCTACAGTCCTTCTCCCATGTTTCATGGACCCCCATCACAG AATGAACCAGATGTGGTGCCACAGACTGACCTGGTGCCCACCCTGGCTCTGCTACTAGGAGTTCCTATTCCGTACAGTAATGTCGGGCAGGTTCTCTTGCCTTTATTTCCACCGCATGAGCAGACAGAAGGTGCAGTTGGAGGTCTCAGCCAGCTGGAGGCACTGTGGATCAACACAAAACAG GTCAACCGTTTCCTGGAGACTTACTCTGGCATGGCCAAAGACATCCCACCAGAGAGCCTCTCTCGGCTGAAGAGTGAATTTGCCCTCTTGTCTTCTGAGTTTCTCAGCGCTGTTAGAGAGGGTCGTTCACCCTCCCCGCAGCTAGCCTCTTCTCTGCAGGCTTACCTCACCTCTGTCAGAGACACCTGCCGAGCCACCTGGGCCCGATTTAACCCACTGAAGATGGCGGCAGGCTTAGCCATCCTGGCATTTGCTTGTCTGATGTGTTTCATCTTGTCTGAACTGTCTCTAGTGCTGATCAGGGAGAACGGTCCATTACTGAAGGCCCCAGTTGTTGTGTCACTGACAGTGGGGGTTAGTGTGGCTGCTGCTCAGCTGCTCATACGGGGCTACATTGAGGTAATGTGGTGCCTTGCAGCTGCTGCTTTCAGCTCTGAACTCCTTTTCCTTTGGCGTTCACGCCAACTGAGCACCTCTACAGTGTCAAAAAACGGAACCAAAGCTCCAAAGCGTGCTAGCTGGCTGACCCTGCGTCACCTCCTTGTCCCCTCTCTCTTGTTTCCACTCCTTCGCTGTGCCTCTCTGCTCTCAGACAGCTATGTGATTGCAGAAGGACGGGTTGTGACATTTTTGGTGTTATCCCTGGCCCTATGCATTCCCATCCATCTCAACTGGGATGGCCTACTTCTGCCCCCAAGCCATGACCTGTTGAAGTCTGCTGGGCTGCTGCCTGCCCCAGCTTTGTCTCCATCAGCTGTGAGGAAGGAAAGCAGCACCCTTCTAGCCTGCTTAGGACTACTGGTTGGCAGCCTCTACCTCTCCCTCTCGTTCCACGGCTGTCGGGAAGAGCAGGGCTCCTGCCAGCCGTCTGCATTTCTTTCCCCTCTTTCCCGGTTGCAGGACAACCAGCTGAAGAACCTCCATTATGTCCTCGCTGTCATTTCCCTTGGCTTGTGGACATATCTGCTAAGATGCTTTCTTTGCCACTATGGTAATCTGAACTCGTCAGGCGGGACGGTGTTTACAGCTCGCTGGATCCTACCGCTGCTGTCTGTGTGCCTGGGGCTCCACTGGGCTGTTAGCGCCACTCCGGAGGACAGCTTCAGGAATCTGGCTGAGCTGATCCACTTGGCACAGCTGGCCCTCCCCAGGGTTGCCTTCTGTCTGCTGGGACTGGGGCTTTTCCTGATCTGGCTAGACCCCCTCACTGTGTTCGTGAAGACTAGGACTCAGGCTTCAGCCAAAAGTTTGACTCTACCCACACCCCGTTATCGAGCAAGCATTGGCATCAGCCCCCAAGCTGAGCTGCACCACCTTATCCCACAGATCTATCAGCGCATGCGTCGTTCCCTAGATGATGGCGACCTGAGCGGGGCCAGCGAAGTGGACAACAGGCCTGCTGTGGAGGCCTACGGACTTGGAACAGTCTATTCTGCTCCTTTGCTGTTGTTTAGTGGGTTGCTGGGAATTGGTCTGCTGCTGTTGCACCCAGAGGGCATGGCTCTGTCtttcctcctgctgctactAGAAATGGGAGCTCTGTTGCACATTCACGCCTCGTCTACTACGCTTAGTGGCCTGCATGGAAAGTATTCTG GTGGGTTTAATGTGCCTTGGACCCCAGTAGTGCTCTGGTCCCTGGCTGCCACGCAGTTCTTCCACGCTACAGGTCATTTACCCACCTTCCCCTCTATCCAGTGGGGTGCTGCCTTTGTGGGATTTCCTGAAGGACACACAGGGACCATACTCCCTGCCTCACTGGTTACCCTTAATACTTTTGCTTCACACATTCTTTTTGCAG TGAGTTGTCCATTGCTACTGTTTTGGCCCCTGGTTTGCGAGGTGCGTGGGAGCAGAGGACGAGCCTGTGGGGACGACGGAGAGGATGCTGTGATGGAGATGAGGCTGAGAGAAAACCCTCAGCTGTTCAGCTCTGCTCTTCTGCAACTCTCAACACGCTACCTCCTTATTCACGGAGCACAG GTCTTTGCCTCAGTCTGTGCAGCTGCTATACTCAGGAGACACCTAATGGTGTGGAAGGTTTTCGCACCCAA GTTAATGTTTGAGGCCTCAGGGTTCCTGGTGAGCAGCGTGTTCCTGTTGATTGGGGTCACATTAGTGCTGAGAGTAGATGTGGCTGTGGGCCAGTGGTTTAAAAGACTCATCCCAGATGTGTCCAGGTAG